CGTGATCTGACCGGCGACCTCGAGCTTCACCTCGCCCTCGACCTTCGCGAGCGTCCGCAGGTGCGCCGGGAGTATGACCCGGATCATGGCAGCGCCTGGGCCTCGACGGAGAGCACGGCGGGAAGGTCGCGAACGATCGCGGTCCAACTGTCTCCGCCATTGGCCGACGCGTACACCTGCCCGCCGGTGGTGCCGAAATAGACGCCGCAGGGATCGAGCGTGTCGACGGACATGGCGTCGCGCAGCACGTTCACGTAGCAGTCGCGCTGCGGCAGTCCCTTGCTCAGCGGCTCCCACTCGTTGCCGCCCTTGCGGCTGCGGTAGACGCGCAGCTTGCCGTCGGGCACGAAGTGCTCCCCGTCGCTCTTGATGGGGACCACGTAGATGGTCTCGGGCTCGTGCGCGTGGACGTCGATCACGAAGCCGAAGTCGGTGGGCAGGTTGCCGCTGACCTCGTGCCAGTTGTCGCCGGCGTCGTCGGTGCGCAGGACGTCCCAGTGCTTCTGCATGAAAAGCACGCCCGGGCGCGAGCGGTGCATGGCGATGCGGTGCACGCAGTGGCCGACCTCGGCGTTCGGGTCGGGGATGTATTGGGAACGGAGCCCGCGGTTGATCGGCTTCCAGGTCGCGCCGGCGTCGTCGGTGCGGAACGCGCCCGCCGCTGAAATGGCGATGTACATCCGCTTGGGATTGCTTGGGTCCAGGATTATGGTGTGCAGGCCCATGCCACCGGCGCCCGGCGACCACTTGGGTCCTGTGCCGTGGCCGCGCAGACCCGCGAGTTCGTGCCAGGTCGTGCCGCCGTTTGTCGAGCGGAAGATGGCGGCGTCCTCGACACCGGCATACACAGTGTCGGGGTCGGTAAGCGAGGGCTCGAGATGCCAAACGCGCTTGAACTCCCACGGGTGCTGGGTGCCGTCGTAAAACTGATGGGTGGTCAGAGGCTTGCCGGTCTCTTTCGATGTGTCATAGACGAATTTATTGCTTTGCCCGGCAGGCGGCCCGCCGGGCTCCGGCATCTTTTCGCCTCCGGGCGTCTCCCACGTCTTGCCGCCGTCGCTGGAGCGCTGGATGATCTGGCCGAACCAGCCGCTGGTCTGAGATGCGTAGATACGGTTCGGGTCGACGGGCGAACCTTTCAGGTGGTACAACTCCCAGCCCGCAAAGAGGGGGCCGCTGATGTCCCATTTGTCGCGCTTTCCGTCCGACGTAAGGATGAATGCGCCCTTGCGCGTGCCAACCAGGACTCGTACTCCGCTCATGTGTTTCTCCTTCTCATCAGTATTCAAGTGGGCGCAGAAGCGTCCGTCCTCTCTTACTCAATCGCCTTCGGATCCCGCATCGAAGATGATGGCGATATGCGAGCCCTGTCGGGGAGCACGATCGTGCTCCCCGACAGCCAAGCTCGGTCCCTGGTGATCGTGAGTTGGTTTAGGCGGCCTTTGCGACCTGGGCCCGCCATTGCTTCATGAATTGGCGCATAGCGGCGATATGGCCCGGAGAGCGGGTCTCGATCCAAGTCTCATATCGCTGCGCTGCCTTTTCCGTGTGCGCGAGGAACTGTTGGCTCACCCACTGTTGACGGGTTTGGGCCAGGATGGGCCGCACCCGCTCGAAGACCCCGAAGAATTCTCCGCTGGTCTCGAAGAACAGGTCCTCGTGCAGCAGCCCGTAGTTGAGCAACGCGCAGGCTTGCTCCCAGTAGCTGAGCACCATCATGACGAAGGTGCCGTTCTCCGTTCCGGGAGCCGCGATCTTCATGGACTCCTCTACGGTCTCCGGAAAGTAATTCTTGAAGAACCAGTCGCGGGCTTGGCGCAACCGGGCCTCGCGGCGCTGTTCGAAGACTTGCAGGTGGAGTTGTGCTTGTTCGTGCGTAGGTTTGGATTCCATGGTCTTTGTCTCCTTTTCTCTTCTATGAGTCGGCTAGGTTGAGTTTTGAGTCGCCAGGCTCCATCCGGGAAGCGCGCAAGCGCACGCTCGCGGATGAGAGTTCAGGCCCCACATCGGACAAATCATGGCCACTGCCAGCCCCCGGACCTGGGGAGCAGCGGGAGCGGGTCCCTGTCCCGCCAGCGCCGCCGGACTTCCGCGAGCACCTGTTCCCGATCCATCGCGAGTTTCTCGATGAGGGCGCAATTTGCTCCCGAGTTTTCGTGCCGAGCCCCCCAAATAAGCAAGTCCAACAGCAGCGGCGCGAGATCGATGCCTTTTTCAGTCAGGCGGTAATGAGCCCTTCGCCGGTCCTTCACGTCCGCCGCCGCCGTGATGATGCCGGCCGCTTCAAGCCTCTTTAGACGCTCCGAGAGGATATTCGTCGCAATCCGTTCGCCCGACTGCTGGAATTCCTTGAAGGTCCGGAAGCCGCGCACCATCAAGTCGCGGATGATCAGCAGCGACCAGCGGTCTCCGAATACCTCGAGGGAGATACTCACCGGGCAGCCGGAACGTCGTTTTAGCTTAAGTTTCCCGCCCACATTGGGAGACACGATACCAGCATGACTTGCAATAAGCAAGTCATCTGAAGGTGAGAATTGTGGATTTCAGATTGCAGATTTGGAGTGAACTAGGGGTGGTGCGAAAGGGGGATTTGAGCCCCCGCGGGTTTCCCCGCCAGATCCTAAGTCTGATTTTGGGTCGCGCAGGCAAACGCACGGAATTGCGCGGCGTGACAGGGTCCATCAGTCACGGGTTCGCTTGGCGCACAGGGCTGCGTCCAGACGCACGGAATCTGAAAACGAACAGCCACCACTTTACGCTGCGAAGCAAACCGACCCGGACTAGAGCGGGAGCGGGTTTTCCCAGTTGACATGCGGCGCAAAGAAAAGCAAACTTCCGCCACTGTCCGCAGACTTCCTACAGGCATACACGCGGTGGAACCTGCCGAGTCCTGAAGCATCGGCCTGTTGACGCATGGACGACCCAAGAAAGCTACCTCCAGATCCGGATGGCGCGACGTATGTCCCCGAGGCGGTGCAGACCCCGATCCCGAGCTCGGCGGCAGACGCGCCCACCCTGGTACCGGCGGGCGGCGGTGCGGGTGCTGCACCCGCCCGCGCCCTAGACCCATCCATCGCGCCCCCACCGACCTTGAAACCGGGCGCAGTGCTGGCCGGGCGCTACGAGATCGTGCAGGTGCTGGGGGAGGGCGGCATGGGCGCCGTCTACAAGGCGCGCGACAACGCACTCGACCGCCTGGTCGCGCTCAAGGTCATCCGGCCGGAGCTGGCCGGCAATCCCGCCATCCTGCAACGCTTCAAGCAGGAGCTGATCCTGGCGCGGCAGATCACGCACCGCAACGTCATCCGCATCTACGACATGGGCGAAGACCTGGGGATGAAGTTCATCACCATGGAGTTCGTCGAAGGCCAGGACCTGCACCACATCCTCAAGGAGCGGGGCAAGCTGCCGCCGGCGGAGGCGGTGGAGATCATGCAGCAGGTGTGCCGCGCACTGGCGTCGGCGCACGCCGAAAACGTCATCCACCGCGACCTGAAGCCGCAGAACATCATGCGCGACACGCAGGGCCGCATCCTGGTGATGGACTTCGGGCTGGCGCGGACGGTGGAGTCGTCCGGCATGACCCAGACCGGCGCCCTGGTGGGCACCATCGAGTACATGAGCCCGGAACAGGCGCTGGGCAAGGACCTGGATGCGCGCTCCGACCTGTTCTCGGTGGGGCTGATCATCTACGAACTGCTCACGGGCAAGATGCCCTACAAGGCGGACAGCGCCATCGCCAGCCTGATGAAGCGCAACCAGGAACGGGCGGTGCCGGCGTCGCAAGTGGACGCGGACGTTCCGGAGGGGCTGAGCGCGATCGTCAGCAAGTGTCTGGAGCGCGATCCCAAGGACCGATATCAGAAAGCGACCGAAATCCTGCACGACCTGGACGTGTGGCGGGGCGGTGGACGGGTTGTGTACAAACCCAAGCCGCCGGGCGTGCTCGAAGGGGCCAAGCATGCCAAGCCGTGGAAGTGGATGATGATCAGCGCGTTCGGCATCGCGCTGGCGTTCGGGATGAAGTATGCCAAGCGGATCACCGGTGGCGGAGAGCACTCCACCCAGGAGGCGGCGTCGGGCCCGGTGGTGTCGGTCGCGATCTTGCCGTTCCGGAACGCCTCGAGCGATGGGTCGCTCGACTGGCTGGGCCCAAGCCTGGCGGACATGCTGACCACCGACGTCGGCCAGTCGGCACAATTGCACCTGGTTTCCCAGGACAGACTGCAGCAGATCGCAAAAGACTTGAAGATCCGCACCGATGAAGGTGTCGATCCTGCCACGGCACGGCGCCTCGCCGACTTCAGCAGCGCAGAGACCGTTATTTCCGGGCAATTCGTCAAAGTAGGGGAGCAGATCCGTATCGATGCGACGCTGCGCGACATCAAGCGGGACCGTTCGACCACGCTGAAGGCAGAGGCGCCGAACGAAAAGGAGCTGCTGGCGGCGGTCGGACAGTTGGCACAGCAGATCCGCGACACTCTGGGGTCGGGCGAAGCGGCCAAGTCGATCCGCGGAAAGGTCTTTGCGCCGTCGTCGAAATCCGTGTCGGCAGTCCGCTACTTCAACGAGGGACTGCAGCTTGCGCGACAGGTCGACAATCTGAAAGCCCGCGAGCGCTTCGAGGCCGCGACCAAGGAGGACCCGGAGTTCGCCCTCGCCTACTCCAAGCTGGCGCAGACATTGTCGGCCCTGGGCTACGACAGCGAGGCGGAGACGGCCTCGCGCAAGGCTGTGGACCTTAGCGACAAGCTCGACGAGCGCGAACGCTATCTCATCCAGGCGAATCACGCGCGCATCACCAACGACAACGCCAAGGCGATCCAGGCGTACGAGAACCTGGCGCAGGTCGCGCCCGACG
This genomic stretch from Terriglobia bacterium harbors:
- a CDS encoding exo-alpha-sialidase is translated as MSGVRVLVGTRKGAFILTSDGKRDKWDISGPLFAGWELYHLKGSPVDPNRIYASQTSGWFGQIIQRSSDGGKTWETPGGEKMPEPGGPPAGQSNKFVYDTSKETGKPLTTHQFYDGTQHPWEFKRVWHLEPSLTDPDTVYAGVEDAAIFRSTNGGTTWHELAGLRGHGTGPKWSPGAGGMGLHTIILDPSNPKRMYIAISAAGAFRTDDAGATWKPINRGLRSQYIPDPNAEVGHCVHRIAMHRSRPGVLFMQKHWDVLRTDDAGDNWHEVSGNLPTDFGFVIDVHAHEPETIYVVPIKSDGEHFVPDGKLRVYRSRKGGNEWEPLSKGLPQRDCYVNVLRDAMSVDTLDPCGVYFGTTGGQVYASANGGDSWTAIVRDLPAVLSVEAQALP
- a CDS encoding winged helix-turn-helix transcriptional regulator — encoded protein: MVRGFRTFKEFQQSGERIATNILSERLKRLEAAGIITAAADVKDRRRAHYRLTEKGIDLAPLLLDLLIWGARHENSGANCALIEKLAMDREQVLAEVRRRWRDRDPLPLLPRSGGWQWP
- a CDS encoding tetratricopeptide repeat protein; this encodes MDDPRKLPPDPDGATYVPEAVQTPIPSSAADAPTLVPAGGGAGAAPARALDPSIAPPPTLKPGAVLAGRYEIVQVLGEGGMGAVYKARDNALDRLVALKVIRPELAGNPAILQRFKQELILARQITHRNVIRIYDMGEDLGMKFITMEFVEGQDLHHILKERGKLPPAEAVEIMQQVCRALASAHAENVIHRDLKPQNIMRDTQGRILVMDFGLARTVESSGMTQTGALVGTIEYMSPEQALGKDLDARSDLFSVGLIIYELLTGKMPYKADSAIASLMKRNQERAVPASQVDADVPEGLSAIVSKCLERDPKDRYQKATEILHDLDVWRGGGRVVYKPKPPGVLEGAKHAKPWKWMMISAFGIALAFGMKYAKRITGGGEHSTQEAASGPVVSVAILPFRNASSDGSLDWLGPSLADMLTTDVGQSAQLHLVSQDRLQQIAKDLKIRTDEGVDPATARRLADFSSAETVISGQFVKVGEQIRIDATLRDIKRDRSTTLKAEAPNEKELLAAVGQLAQQIRDTLGSGEAAKSIRGKVFAPSSKSVSAVRYFNEGLQLARQVDNLKARERFEAATKEDPEFALAYSKLAQTLSALGYDSEAETASRKAVDLSDKLDERERYLIQANHARITNDNAKAIQAYENLAQVAPDDLDVQFTLGGLYESTGAFDKAKLHYGRVLAQDPKYVDGLLATGRTEIKSGNPQGSLDYLSKALNLAVQFDNQEEKANILQATGIAYKLMGRPEDALSNYQQSLEIKRKIGQKRGMAASLDQIAQVQNRLGHAREAQQAYEESLRIRREIGDRKGIGDTLIDVAQFYEDRGQHDQALKLYKQSLQAQREVSDEAKQALCLDSIGNVYLAKGEYEDARTNYEQALQIREKLKAPELAETLHNLGETANKMGQFDQALKSYMRALDLQRSAGNTRDAAIESYSLGTVFGYQGRFGAALKAKQEALKTFRDLKDRSPWMAEILAGYGEALAEVGRSSDARGALEESLALSREIQNDAAAAIALDAQGDMAMANGDNRGARSSYEKALQAAVRAKDREHALAAKVRLAHVDIREGRPQAAIAALRSLGPEADTMGLKYLSVRCAVELGEAYLAAKDYAKARQELERATGRAEKLEARALMARSEFGIATALRLQNHAADAALHYRKAVRLLDEIKTDAGPDAIAKDQELNGIYADASKLM